In one Anoxybacillus amylolyticus genomic region, the following are encoded:
- the coaE gene encoding dephospho-CoA kinase (Dephospho-CoA kinase (CoaE) performs the final step in coenzyme A biosynthesis.): MALTIGLTGGIASGKSTVANMLKEWNIPVVDADKIAREVVNVGEEAYVRIVETFGKDILQENGEIDRPKLGALIFQDEEKRKQLNAIVHPVVRKKMLDERDKILKKKPVVVLDIPLLFESNLTHFVDKIIVVYVDEAIQLERLMKRNGFSQEDALARIRSQMPLSEKKACADVVIDNNGTIDQTRQQLLAILSEWDVL, from the coding sequence ATGGCGCTAACCATTGGATTAACAGGTGGCATTGCCAGTGGAAAAAGCACGGTAGCAAATATGCTAAAAGAGTGGAATATTCCTGTTGTTGATGCAGATAAGATTGCTCGGGAAGTCGTAAATGTAGGGGAAGAAGCATACGTCCGCATTGTCGAGACGTTCGGGAAGGATATATTGCAAGAAAATGGAGAAATTGACCGCCCGAAATTAGGAGCGCTTATTTTTCAAGATGAAGAAAAGAGGAAACAGCTAAACGCCATCGTCCACCCGGTGGTGCGAAAAAAAATGCTTGACGAACGGGACAAGATTCTTAAAAAAAAGCCGGTCGTCGTACTTGATATCCCACTTTTGTTTGAAAGTAACCTCACCCATTTTGTAGATAAAATTATTGTCGTTTATGTAGACGAAGCAATTCAGCTGGAGCGGCTCATGAAACGGAACGGCTTTTCGCAAGAAGACGCACTTGCCCGTATTCGTTCGCAAATGCCGCTAAGTGAAAAAAAAGCATGCGCCGATGTTGTTATTGATAATAACGGAACAATTGACCAAACGAGACAGCAGCTTTTGGCGATTTTAAGCGAATGGGACGTCCTGTAA
- the mutM gene encoding DNA-formamidopyrimidine glycosylase: MPELPEVETVKRTLLPLTVSKTIERVEVFWENIIKKPNVATFMEMLQGQTVHDIERRGKFLKFLLDDYVLVSHLRMEGRYRVVPASVPLEPHTHVIFHFHDGTQLRYRDVRKFGTMHLFKAGEEEKELPLAKLGPEPFSSAFTPTFLMDKLKKTNRTIKSVLLDQTVVAGLGNIYVDEALFRSFLHPERSASSLTVEEIERLHREIAETLGEAIIHGGSTVRSYVNTEGKAGTFQQQLFVYGRKGEPCKRCGHPVQKITVAGRGTHYCARCQQ, from the coding sequence TTGCCAGAATTACCAGAAGTGGAAACAGTGAAACGCACGCTTCTTCCGTTAACCGTCAGCAAAACGATTGAACGTGTGGAAGTATTTTGGGAAAATATTATTAAAAAGCCGAACGTAGCAACGTTTATGGAAATGCTGCAAGGGCAAACGGTTCACGACATCGAACGCCGTGGGAAGTTTTTGAAATTTTTGCTCGACGACTATGTGCTCGTTTCACATTTGCGCATGGAAGGGCGCTATCGTGTAGTGCCTGCTTCTGTGCCGTTGGAACCCCATACACACGTCATTTTCCATTTCCACGACGGAACACAGCTGCGGTATCGGGATGTGCGAAAGTTTGGAACGATGCACCTATTTAAAGCGGGAGAGGAAGAGAAAGAGCTCCCGCTTGCAAAATTAGGGCCGGAGCCATTTTCATCGGCATTTACGCCAACATTTCTCATGGATAAGCTAAAAAAAACGAATCGAACGATCAAAAGCGTTCTATTAGACCAAACGGTAGTCGCTGGGCTGGGTAACATTTATGTCGATGAAGCGTTATTTCGCTCGTTCCTTCATCCTGAACGGTCGGCTTCGTCACTGACAGTGGAAGAAATCGAACGGCTTCATCGGGAAATCGCAGAAACGCTAGGAGAGGCGATTATCCACGGGGGGAGCACGGTTCGCTCTTATGTGAATACGGAAGGAAAAGCAGGAACGTTTCAGCAACAATTGTTTGTGTACGGTCGTAAAGGAGAGCCATGCAAACGATGTGGGCACCCTGTACAAAAAATCACCGTTGCTGGACGTGGCACGCATTATTGTGCACGTTGCCAACAATAA